From a region of the Lactuca sativa cultivar Salinas chromosome 4, Lsat_Salinas_v11, whole genome shotgun sequence genome:
- the LOC111913721 gene encoding uncharacterized protein LOC111913721, with translation MQPDYKLPTMEHIHQFISAEIPSIHQDPALYSLVKEFMIHGPCGAQNVNCPCMVDNKCSKNFPKNFSEHTSIDENGFPTYRRKNDGSFVEKSGVQLDNRNVVPYNKYLLKRYQAHINVEWCNQGSSIKYLFKYINKGPDRATVTFVQNNNGSDKDDTVDEIKEYYDCRYLSAYEASWRIYGYDVHYRHPSVMRLPFHLPNQQQVVYGADDDIDDVLNQPSVASSMFTSWMECNKVYKQAKELTCVEFPTKFVWKLDLKTWKPREVGYSIGRIHSVSPNLGEAYFLRILLNKVKGPKSFEEIRMVNGEICPSFRDACYALGLLDDDKEYIEAIKEASQSGSGYYLRFLFATMLLSHSLSSPDVVWENTWEYLSDGILYYQQQRLKSPVLSLNEDQIKNLTLFEIEQILLHNTSSLKNFTRMPLADADSVSSSNNRLISEELDYDIPNLKNEFDQLSIALTSEQQNIFDDIMTVINNNEGGVFFVYGYGGTGKTYLWKTLSTAVRCNAKIVLNVASSGIASLLLTGGRTTHSRFIIPLVLTEVSICSISPDSELASLLRKTSLIIWDEAPMIHKHAFEALDRTLKDIFKCHNPRNETLPFGGKVIVFGGDFRQILPVIPGGSRQDIVNASLSSSYLWQKCKLYQQTKNMRLTVGSDTSAFQQTMDFAKWLLDIGEGKFGGFNDGEAIIDIPDDLLINDPDDPIGSLIEFVYPSILEASSNPEYFQERAILAPKMKLSKK, from the exons ATGCAACCTGATTACAAGCTTCCTACCATGGAACACATTCATCAATTTATTTCAGCTGAGATTCCAAGTATTCACCAAGATCCTGCTTTGTATTCACTTGTGAAGGAGTTTATGATACATGGTCCATGTGGTGCTCAAAATGTCAATTGCCCTTGCATGGTGGATAACAAATGCTCTAAAAACTTCCCAAAGAATTTCTCTGAACATACTTCAATTGATGAGAATGGTTTTCCTACATATAGGAGAAAAAACGATGGATCGTTTGTAGAAAAATCTGGTGTCCAGTTAGATAACCGAAATGTTGTTCCATACAACAAATATCTGTTGAAAAGATACCAAGCACACATAAATGTTGAATGGTGCAATCAGGGATCTTCTATCAAGtatttattcaaatatattaataaaggCCCGGATAGAGCTACTGTTACTTTTGTACAAAATAACAATGGTTCTGATAAAGATGATACAGTCGATGAGATAAAAGAATACTATGACTGTAGATATCTTTCTGCATATGAAGCATCTTGGCGAATTTATGGATACGATGTTCATTACAGACATCCTTCAGTGATGAGACTTCCTTTTCATCTACCTAATCAACAACAAGTTGTCTATGGTGCAGATGATGATATCGATGATGTTCTTAACCAGCCTTCAGTTGCTTCGTCGATGTTCACATCTTGGATGGAGTGCAACAAAGTTTACAAACAAGCAAAAGAACTAACTTGTGTTGAATTTCCAACTAAGTTTGTTTGGAAGCTTGATTTAAAGACTTGGAAGCCTAGGGAGGTCGGATATTCAATTGGCAGAATTCATTCAGTGTCACCTAATCTTGGCGAAGCATATTTCTTAAGAATTCTTTTAAACAAAGTGAAAGGaccaaaatcatttgaagaaatccgCATGGTTAATGGTGAAATATGTCCTTCATTTAGAGATGCATGTTATGCTCTCGGCCTCTTAGATGATGATAAAGAATACATCGAAGCTATTAAGGAGGCAAGTCAGTCTGGATCCGGTTATTACTTACGTTTCTTATTCGCCACCATGTTATTATCTCACAGCTTGTCTAGCCCGGATGTTGTGTGGGAAAACACATGGGAATACTTGTCGGATGGAATTCTTTACTATCAACAACAAAGATTAAAATCTCCAG TTTTATCACTTAATGAAGATCAAATTAAGAACCTGACTTTGTTTGAGATTGAACAAATTTTACTTCATAACACTTCAAGTCTCAAAAATTTTACAAGGATGCCTTTGGCCGATGCTGATTCTGTATCCTCTTCAAACAATCGTCTTATTAGTGAGGAGCTAGATTATGATATACCAAATTTAAAGAATGAGTTTGATCAGCTTTCTATTGCATTAACATCTGAGCAACAAAACATTTTTGATGATATAATGACTGTAATAAACAATAATGAAGGAGGTGTTTTCTTTGTCTACGGTTATGGTGGAACGGGTAAAACCTATCTTTGGAAGACATTATCGACCGCAGTTAGATGTAATGctaaaattgttttaaatgttgCTTCGAGTGGGATTGCTTCTTTATTATTAACCGGTGGAAGGACAACACATTCAAGGTTTATAATTCCTTTGGTTCTTACTGAGGTTTCTATTTGTTCCATATCACCAGATAGTGAACTCGCCAGTCTATTACGAAAAACCTCATTAATCATTTGGGATGAAGCACCCATGATTCACAAGCATGCATTTGAAGCTTTAGATCGAACTTTGAAAGATATATTCAAGTGTCATAATCCTAGAAACGAAACTTTGCCATTTGGAGGGAAAGTAATTGTTTTTGGAGGAGATTTTAGACAAATTTTGCCTGTTATTCCAGGTGGTAGTAGACAAGACATTGTTAATGCTTCATTAAGTTCATCATATTTATGGCAAAAATGCAAACTCTATCAACAAACCAAGAATATGAGGCTAACTGTTGGAAGTGATACATCTGCTTTTCAACAGACAATGGATTTTGCAAAATGGCTTTTGGATATAGGAGAAGGGAAATTTGGTGGTTTTAATGATGGCGAAGCGATTATTGATATTCCGGACGATCTTCTGATTAATGATCCTGATGATCCTATAGGTTCGTTAATCGAGTTTGTATATCCTTCAATTCTTGAAGCTTCTAGCAATCCAGAATACTTTCAAGAAAGAGCAATACTTGCTCCAAAAATGAAGTTGTCGAAAAAATAA